Proteins encoded by one window of Luteolibacter flavescens:
- a CDS encoding type II toxin-antitoxin system RelE/ParE family toxin produces the protein MRAEFSAEARADLFDAVAYYEGKEAGLGKRLRDEVARMLLTVVSAPYLWRERRGGYRRVNCPVFPYYLAYVVREEVLVVVAVAHSSRRPGYWQDRL, from the coding sequence ATGAGAGCCGAATTTTCCGCAGAGGCCCGTGCGGACCTCTTTGATGCGGTAGCTTACTACGAAGGCAAGGAAGCGGGTCTGGGAAAGCGGCTTCGCGATGAGGTCGCCCGAATGCTGCTGACGGTCGTTTCCGCTCCTTATTTGTGGAGAGAGCGCCGAGGCGGGTATCGACGCGTCAATTGTCCCGTCTTTCCCTATTACCTCGCCTATGTGGTGAGGGAGGAGGTTCTTGTGGTGGTGGCGGTGGCACATTCCAGCCGCCGTCCCGGATATTGGCAGGACCGGCTCTGA
- a CDS encoding addiction module protein: MASTLELLEKEALLLPDDQKVTLAHRILASAEPQPEPSIEALWEAEILRRIDRLDRGETTTHAASEVFRELDQRFGS; the protein is encoded by the coding sequence ATGGCCTCGACCTTGGAATTGCTGGAAAAGGAAGCCCTGCTGCTGCCGGATGATCAGAAGGTTACCCTTGCGCACAGGATCCTTGCCAGTGCTGAACCGCAACCGGAGCCGTCCATCGAAGCCTTGTGGGAAGCTGAGATTCTCCGCCGGATCGACCGGCTGGATCGGGGCGAGACCACGACTCATGCTGCCTCCGAGGTTTTCAGGGAGCTTGATCAGCGGTTCGGATCATGA
- a CDS encoding DNA-3-methyladenine glycosylase family protein — MKALIRRVGPCRMEIESTRTPFQSLVNAVAHQQLHGKAAQTILGRFRGLFGGRFPGPKALATVTDDQLRAVGFSRAKTAAIRDIAEKTLSGVVPGSKAIVELSDEEIIARLTQVRGVGRWTVEMLLIFTLGRPDVWPVDDFGIRAGWKIAYGLDEMPKPKELLALGERFQPHRSVAAWYFWRATDMNRSPEP, encoded by the coding sequence ATGAAGGCGCTCATCCGCCGTGTTGGCCCGTGCCGGATGGAGATCGAGAGCACCCGCACGCCCTTCCAGTCGCTCGTGAATGCCGTGGCGCACCAGCAGCTCCATGGCAAGGCGGCGCAGACCATCCTGGGGCGCTTCCGCGGACTCTTCGGCGGCCGCTTCCCCGGACCGAAGGCACTGGCCACCGTGACGGACGACCAGCTCCGCGCCGTCGGCTTTTCCCGCGCGAAAACCGCCGCCATCCGGGACATCGCGGAAAAGACCCTCTCCGGCGTGGTGCCGGGGTCAAAGGCGATCGTGGAGCTCTCCGACGAGGAAATCATCGCCCGCCTCACGCAGGTGCGCGGCGTGGGACGCTGGACGGTGGAGATGCTGCTCATCTTCACCCTCGGCCGGCCGGACGTGTGGCCGGTGGACGACTTCGGCATCCGCGCCGGGTGGAAGATCGCCTACGGTCTCGACGAAATGCCGAAGCCGAAGGAACTGCTGGCACTCGGCGAGCGCTTCCAGCCGCACCGCTCCGTCGCCGCGTGGTACTTCTGGCGCGCCACCGACATGAATCGCTCGCCGGAGCCGTGA
- a CDS encoding glycoside hydrolase family 43 protein yields the protein MNPRTLPTFLRSLLAGIALAAGGIAAAQEPAVPTKETLLLQDIRVHDPWILPHAGSKTYYLYTSSRDEATRRNGVKAYKSTDLKHWTGPVEVFRVPDGIWANPTHGTWASEVHAYRGRYYLFVTLHNNDSVFAKPPETWRPNHLRGTAVAVADSPEGPFELLKKDGPHPPRNFMTLDGTLYLDPEGQPWMVYCHEWIQKIDGTISAIRLTDDLSATKGEPIHLFKGSDAPWLNASLKPDAAQLSYVTDGCQLYRTRDGSLVMLWSSYRNGVYIETQARSKTGKLEGPWEQLDPLVDGDSGHGMFFDTFAGQRMLVVHRPFGKPTTRAKLYDVEDAGDRFRIVRPRGDLDGDGRAAISSGR from the coding sequence ATGAATCCACGCACGCTTCCGACTTTCCTCCGCTCCCTGCTCGCAGGCATAGCCCTCGCTGCCGGTGGTATAGCAGCAGCACAGGAGCCCGCCGTGCCGACGAAGGAAACGCTGCTCCTGCAGGACATCCGCGTGCATGACCCGTGGATACTGCCGCATGCGGGGAGCAAGACCTACTACCTCTATACGAGTTCGCGAGACGAGGCGACGCGGCGGAATGGCGTGAAGGCCTACAAGAGCACGGACCTGAAGCACTGGACCGGGCCGGTGGAGGTCTTCCGGGTGCCGGATGGCATCTGGGCAAATCCCACGCACGGCACGTGGGCCTCCGAGGTGCATGCCTACCGGGGCCGCTACTATCTCTTCGTCACGCTGCACAACAACGACTCCGTCTTCGCAAAGCCGCCGGAGACCTGGCGGCCGAATCACCTGCGTGGCACCGCGGTGGCCGTGGCGGATTCGCCCGAGGGGCCTTTCGAATTGCTGAAGAAGGATGGCCCGCATCCGCCGCGGAATTTCATGACGCTGGATGGCACGCTCTACCTCGATCCCGAGGGGCAGCCGTGGATGGTCTATTGCCACGAGTGGATCCAGAAGATCGACGGCACCATCTCCGCCATCCGCCTGACGGACGATCTCTCCGCGACGAAGGGCGAGCCCATCCATCTTTTCAAGGGCTCCGATGCGCCGTGGCTGAATGCGAGCCTGAAGCCGGATGCCGCGCAGCTCAGCTATGTGACGGATGGCTGCCAGCTCTACCGCACGCGGGATGGCTCGCTCGTCATGCTCTGGTCCAGCTACCGGAATGGCGTCTACATCGAGACGCAGGCGCGATCAAAGACAGGCAAGCTGGAGGGGCCGTGGGAGCAGCTCGATCCACTGGTGGATGGCGATAGCGGGCACGGCATGTTCTTCGATACCTTCGCCGGCCAGCGCATGCTGGTGGTGCACCGGCCCTTTGGAAAGCCGACAACGCGGGCGAAGCTCTACGACGTGGAGGATGCAGGGGACCGCTTCAGGATCGTGCGCCCGCGCGGGGATCTGGATGGGGATGGCCGGGCGGCGATCTCCTCCGGGCGGTGA
- a CDS encoding DUF1444 family protein: MTSRMHEDAEEFRARVIEIAGEVFPELDFEVDPEEDDVIVAGQIRLGLQNLRAKCELGDLADEELATMVADHFGPILRNETPSLDDLTLEELRDQLRLQLMPAEYAEVAPLPIIAFPFAKGVTIGIVADFPQAYAYVRQADLKRWDTTADEIYEIALENLEEISRGIGMHLSKNDEDTFLAIDAGDGYDAARILLPRLQEFIATHLGETFRFGIPNRDFLICWRLDSSADLHRQFAEKIADDHSERPYALSPSVFVRNSEGNFHEQSGPHGA; the protein is encoded by the coding sequence ATGACATCGCGCATGCACGAGGATGCGGAGGAGTTCCGGGCGCGGGTGATCGAGATCGCGGGGGAGGTGTTTCCGGAGTTGGACTTCGAGGTGGATCCGGAGGAGGACGATGTGATCGTCGCCGGGCAGATAAGGCTCGGCCTGCAAAACCTCCGCGCGAAGTGCGAGTTGGGGGATCTGGCGGACGAAGAACTGGCCACCATGGTCGCGGACCACTTCGGGCCCATCCTGCGGAATGAGACGCCGAGCCTGGACGATCTCACGCTGGAGGAGCTGCGGGACCAGCTCCGCCTGCAGCTCATGCCGGCCGAGTATGCGGAGGTGGCACCGCTGCCCATCATCGCGTTTCCCTTCGCGAAAGGAGTCACCATCGGCATCGTAGCGGACTTCCCGCAGGCTTACGCCTACGTGAGGCAGGCGGACCTGAAGCGCTGGGACACCACGGCGGATGAGATCTACGAGATCGCGCTGGAGAATCTGGAAGAGATCAGCCGCGGCATCGGCATGCATCTCAGCAAGAATGACGAGGACACCTTCCTCGCGATCGATGCCGGGGATGGCTACGATGCCGCTCGCATCCTCCTGCCGCGCCTCCAGGAATTCATCGCCACACACCTGGGCGAGACCTTCCGCTTCGGCATTCCGAATCGCGACTTCCTCATCTGCTGGCGGCTGGATAGCAGCGCGGACCTGCACCGGCAGTTCGCGGAAAAGATCGCGGACGATCACTCGGAGCGCCCCTACGCGCTCTCACCCTCCGTCTTCGTGCGGAATTCCGAGGGGAACTTCCACGAACAGTCAGGACCGCACGGAGCGTGA
- a CDS encoding NUDIX hydrolase yields the protein MAHTYEFPRPALTVDCVVFGFDGTGLQVLLIRRGIEPFLGAWALPGGFVRMEEDLEDAARRELEEETSLRDVFLEQLRTFGTPGRDPRGRVVSVAWYALVRPDQHPAKGDTDASEAAWFPIGGLPGLAFDHDHILAAALERLRGKIRYQPVGFELLPRHFTLTQLQALYEAILGRPIDKRNFRKKLLSFDFLTPLDEFTSGAHRPARLHRFDRRKYDAAAKRGFLFDL from the coding sequence ATGGCCCACACCTACGAGTTCCCCCGCCCCGCGCTGACCGTGGACTGCGTGGTCTTCGGCTTCGATGGCACGGGCCTGCAGGTCCTCCTCATCCGGCGCGGCATCGAGCCCTTCCTCGGTGCCTGGGCGCTGCCAGGCGGCTTCGTCCGCATGGAGGAGGATCTGGAAGACGCCGCACGCCGCGAGCTGGAGGAGGAGACCAGCCTGCGCGATGTCTTCCTCGAGCAACTCCGCACATTCGGCACGCCGGGCCGGGACCCGCGCGGCCGGGTGGTCAGTGTCGCGTGGTATGCCCTCGTCCGGCCGGACCAGCATCCGGCGAAGGGGGACACGGATGCGAGCGAGGCGGCCTGGTTTCCCATCGGCGGGCTGCCCGGCCTCGCCTTTGACCACGACCACATCCTCGCCGCCGCGCTGGAGCGCCTGCGGGGGAAAATCCGCTACCAGCCGGTGGGCTTCGAGCTGCTGCCGAGGCACTTCACCCTGACCCAGCTCCAGGCGCTCTACGAGGCCATCCTCGGTCGGCCCATCGACAAGCGGAACTTCCGCAAGAAGCTCCTGTCATTTGATTTCCTCACTCCCCTCGACGAATTCACCAGCGGTGCCCACCGGCCCGCCCGGCTCCACCGCTTCGACCGCCGCAAGTACGACGCCGCGGCGAAGCGGGGATTCCTCTTCGACCTCTGA
- a CDS encoding nicotinate phosphoribosyltransferase — protein MNSPLQTDLYQLTMAAAYWQAGKAEQESVFHLFFRRLPFHGGYAIAAGLEPALKWLEDFRFRAEELDYLASLRTRNDHPLFREDFLAYLADVRLELDIDAVPEGSAAFAHEPLLRVQGQILHAQLAETALLNLVNFQTLVATKAARICHAAAGGPVFEFGYRRAQGPDGGLGASRAAFIGGCEGTSNVLAGQQFGIPVRGTHAHSWVMSFDDEQEAFDRYAEAMPDNSTLLVDTYDTLDGVDKAIATARTLREQGHELSGIRLDSGDLAWLSQQARAKFDAAGFPGVKIVASNDLDEHLIESLRHQEAKIDVWGVGTNLVTAADQPALGGVYKLAALRRDDGSWQPRIKLSEQTAKSSIPGRLQVRRFVEGGKFIGDAIYDVDRTFGETTTIIDPADPIRTKEIPAGTEAVELLQPVMKGGRRTGPAESLETIRTRCQENLAALHTGILRLKNPHAYPAGLEEGLHEHREKILRELR, from the coding sequence ATGAACAGCCCGCTCCAGACCGATCTCTACCAGCTCACCATGGCCGCCGCCTACTGGCAGGCGGGAAAGGCGGAGCAGGAAAGCGTCTTCCATCTCTTCTTCCGCAGGCTGCCCTTCCACGGTGGCTATGCCATCGCGGCGGGTCTGGAGCCCGCGCTGAAGTGGCTGGAAGATTTCCGCTTCCGCGCGGAGGAGCTGGACTACCTCGCCTCGCTGCGCACGCGGAATGACCACCCGCTCTTCCGCGAGGATTTCCTGGCGTATCTCGCGGACGTGCGGCTGGAGTTGGACATCGATGCCGTGCCCGAGGGCTCGGCCGCCTTTGCCCACGAGCCGCTGCTGCGGGTGCAGGGGCAGATCCTCCATGCCCAGCTCGCCGAGACCGCACTGCTGAATCTGGTGAACTTCCAGACGCTCGTCGCCACGAAGGCCGCGCGCATCTGCCACGCCGCGGCGGGCGGTCCGGTCTTCGAGTTCGGCTACCGCCGCGCGCAGGGACCGGATGGCGGGCTGGGGGCGAGCCGCGCCGCATTCATCGGGGGCTGCGAGGGCACCTCGAATGTCCTCGCAGGCCAACAGTTCGGCATCCCGGTGAGGGGCACGCACGCCCACTCGTGGGTGATGTCCTTCGATGACGAGCAGGAGGCATTCGACCGCTATGCCGAGGCGATGCCGGACAACTCGACCCTGCTGGTGGACACCTACGACACGCTGGATGGCGTGGACAAGGCGATCGCCACCGCGCGCACGCTGCGCGAGCAGGGCCACGAGCTGAGCGGCATCCGCCTCGACTCGGGCGACCTCGCATGGCTCAGCCAGCAGGCCCGCGCGAAATTCGATGCCGCCGGTTTCCCGGGTGTGAAGATCGTGGCCAGCAACGACCTCGACGAGCACCTCATCGAAAGCCTGCGCCACCAGGAAGCGAAGATCGATGTCTGGGGCGTGGGCACGAATCTCGTCACCGCCGCGGACCAGCCCGCGCTCGGCGGCGTGTACAAGCTCGCCGCGCTGCGTCGCGACGACGGGAGCTGGCAGCCGCGCATCAAGCTGAGCGAGCAGACGGCGAAGAGCTCCATCCCCGGGCGGCTGCAGGTGAGGCGCTTCGTGGAAGGCGGGAAATTCATCGGCGACGCGATCTACGATGTGGATCGTACTTTCGGGGAGACCACCACGATCATCGACCCTGCTGACCCCATCCGGACAAAGGAGATCCCCGCGGGCACCGAGGCCGTCGAATTGCTACAGCCCGTGATGAAGGGTGGCCGGCGCACCGGTCCCGCCGAATCGCTCGAAACAATCAGAACCCGCTGCCAGGAGAATCTGGCCGCACTCCACACCGGGATCCTCCGGCTTAAAAATCCGCACGCCTATCCCGCCGGCCTTGAAGAAGGACTTCATGAGCACCGGGAGAAGATCCTGCGGGAACTGCGATGA
- a CDS encoding RNA 2'-phosphotransferase — MDQKRISKFLSLVLRHEPGKIGITLDAQGWTDIHELILAAGRHGIHFDRKTLAEIVGTNDKQRFALSEDGTRIRANQGHSVTVDLALVPEQPPEILYHGTVGKFLKSIRTTGLHKGERHHVHLSRDLTTATKVGQRRGAPVILSIRSAAMAEAGHLFFLSDNGVWLTDTVPPEFIGFP; from the coding sequence ATGGACCAAAAACGAATCAGCAAATTCCTCAGCCTCGTGCTGAGGCACGAGCCCGGCAAGATCGGGATCACCCTCGACGCCCAGGGCTGGACGGACATCCACGAACTCATCCTGGCCGCAGGCCGGCATGGCATTCACTTCGATCGGAAGACACTGGCCGAGATCGTCGGCACGAACGACAAGCAACGCTTTGCACTCAGTGAAGACGGCACGCGCATCCGTGCGAACCAAGGACATTCCGTGACGGTTGACCTCGCCCTCGTACCGGAGCAACCGCCGGAGATCCTCTATCACGGGACAGTCGGGAAATTCCTGAAGTCGATCCGGACCACCGGCCTTCACAAGGGCGAGCGCCACCACGTCCACCTCAGCCGCGATCTGACAACCGCGACCAAGGTCGGCCAGCGGCGAGGCGCTCCGGTGATCCTCTCCATCCGCTCCGCCGCCATGGCCGAGGCCGGCCACCTATTCTTCCTTTCCGACAACGGCGTCTGGCTCACCGACACCGTGCCACCGGAATTCATCGGGTTTCCGTGA
- the tnpA gene encoding IS200/IS605 family transposase — MPSTHLALHVHVIFSTKDRMPLIAPDWLDRLHSFAGGVVGNLGAVPEAVGGVSDHMHLLIGLRATHSVAEVVRSVKAVSSRWVHEEIGMPKFSWQEGYGAFSVSPSQCPVVRDYINGQAEHHRKKGFQEEYLEFLKKCGVEFDERFVW; from the coding sequence ATGCCCTCCACCCATCTCGCCCTGCACGTTCATGTGATCTTCAGCACGAAGGACAGGATGCCGCTCATCGCTCCGGATTGGCTGGATCGGTTGCATTCGTTTGCCGGTGGTGTTGTTGGAAACCTCGGTGCTGTCCCGGAAGCTGTTGGCGGAGTTTCGGATCACATGCATCTCCTGATCGGGCTTCGGGCGACGCATTCGGTGGCGGAGGTGGTCCGCAGCGTGAAGGCTGTATCGTCGCGTTGGGTGCACGAGGAAATCGGCATGCCGAAATTTTCGTGGCAGGAAGGGTATGGTGCCTTTTCGGTCAGTCCATCCCAGTGCCCGGTGGTGAGGGATTACATCAATGGACAAGCGGAGCATCATCGGAAGAAAGGGTTTCAGGAAGAGTATCTCGAATTTCTCAAGAAGTGTGGAGTTGAGTTCGACGAGAGGTTTGTTTGGTGA
- a CDS encoding ADP-ribosylglycohydrolase family protein has translation MNKSAKAACLLGGALGDSLGLPAEGLNARRIARMWRGEWRHRFFFGRGMVSDDTEHAVMTALSLAKNSRDPDAFAKDLAGRLRWWFAGIPAGVGLATAKSAMKLWLGASPARSGVWSAGNGPLMRAPVIGVHFADDTENRDRFSDASTRITHSDPRALEAARLIAKAATLATDGVQNQIVILDSLERQIESAEMKTRFPLLRSGLADGIDVGTFADSFGRKPGFVSGFAPDTAAVAIFAWLRHRGDFRSTVTTVIAAGGDTDTVAFVAGSLAGIDAKAEGMPPEWIAGLKDWPLDGALLSRPDPPESLRYPVWPLSLVRNGCFLLIVLAHALRRLLPPY, from the coding sequence ATGAACAAATCCGCAAAAGCAGCGTGCCTCCTCGGTGGCGCGCTCGGTGATTCCCTGGGCCTTCCCGCCGAGGGTCTGAATGCGCGGCGCATCGCGCGGATGTGGCGGGGCGAGTGGCGGCATCGCTTCTTCTTCGGCAGGGGCATGGTGAGTGACGATACGGAGCACGCCGTAATGACCGCGCTGAGCCTCGCGAAGAACAGCCGCGATCCGGATGCCTTTGCCAAGGATCTGGCCGGGCGACTGCGCTGGTGGTTCGCCGGTATCCCGGCGGGCGTCGGCCTCGCGACGGCGAAGTCGGCGATGAAGCTGTGGCTCGGCGCGAGCCCCGCGCGCAGCGGCGTGTGGTCGGCGGGGAACGGGCCGCTGATGCGGGCGCCGGTCATCGGCGTCCACTTCGCCGACGATACGGAGAACCGCGACCGCTTCAGCGATGCCTCCACGCGCATCACCCACTCGGATCCCCGCGCGCTGGAGGCCGCCCGCCTCATCGCAAAGGCCGCCACGCTCGCTACGGATGGAGTGCAGAACCAGATCGTGATCCTCGATTCGCTGGAGCGCCAGATCGAGAGCGCCGAGATGAAGACCCGCTTCCCGCTGCTCCGGAGCGGGCTCGCGGATGGCATCGATGTCGGCACCTTCGCCGACTCTTTTGGCAGGAAGCCGGGATTCGTCAGCGGATTCGCCCCGGACACCGCGGCGGTGGCCATCTTCGCGTGGCTAAGGCATCGCGGCGACTTCCGAAGTACGGTGACCACCGTAATTGCCGCCGGTGGCGATACCGACACGGTCGCTTTTGTGGCGGGATCCCTCGCCGGGATCGACGCGAAGGCGGAAGGCATGCCGCCCGAGTGGATCGCGGGACTGAAGGACTGGCCGCTGGATGGCGCGCTGCTCTCACGGCCCGACCCGCCCGAGTCCCTGCGCTATCCCGTATGGCCGCTCTCGCTGGTGCGGAATGGATGCTTCCTCCTCATCGTGCTGGCCCACGCCCTCCGCCGCCTCCTGCCACCCTATTGA
- the nadE gene encoding NAD(+) synthase, with amino-acid sequence MNLRLAAVALNQTPLDWPGNEARIRAALNETRAGGASLVCLPELCLTGYGCEDAFFAPATWERAWQMLCDLLPDTRGMIVAFGLPVFHQRALFNVSAVVADGKLLGLAAKKNLAGDGIHYEPRWFKPWPGGVQDEFTALDGTRIPIGDLVFETGGVKLGFEICEDAWVADRPGARLAARGVDVILNPSASHFAFGKAGIRRRFVAEGSRAFGAAYVYSNLLGNEAGRVIYDGQLLIAEGGNVIAESARFGFTDHRVLAATVDITAGRLAMARSASHRPALPVASDPGLVTTDFAWPEVAVAIHHHLLAGPEEKTVEFTRAVTLGLFDYLRKSRSSGYVVSLSGGADSAAVVCLIRLMFELAREELGDDLGGKLATTDFGELLLTAYQATEHSGDVTREAARLLAAEIGATHRELDVSALHRGYVAMIEQAYGTPLNWTDHDIPLQNIQARVRSPGIWMLANLRNALLLSTSNRSEAAVGYATMDGDTSGGLAPVSGIDKAFLREWLRWLETAGPVIGGERRPIPALSTVNVQQPTAELRPGEQGQTDEGDLMPYPVLDFIERSAIRDRKSPRELLDLLEIAFPGHPEGTRRQWTRRFFTLWSRNQWKRERYAPGFHLDDENLDPKTWCRWPILSGGFQEELEAL; translated from the coding sequence ATGAATCTCCGACTCGCCGCCGTCGCCCTGAACCAGACCCCGCTCGACTGGCCAGGGAACGAAGCACGCATCCGCGCCGCGCTGAATGAGACGCGGGCCGGGGGCGCGTCGCTCGTCTGCCTGCCCGAGCTCTGCCTCACCGGCTACGGCTGCGAGGATGCCTTCTTCGCGCCCGCGACGTGGGAGAGGGCGTGGCAGATGCTATGCGACCTCCTGCCGGACACGCGCGGGATGATCGTGGCATTCGGCCTGCCGGTCTTCCACCAGCGTGCGCTCTTCAATGTCTCCGCGGTGGTGGCGGATGGAAAGCTGCTCGGCCTCGCGGCGAAGAAAAACCTCGCGGGCGATGGCATCCACTACGAGCCGCGGTGGTTCAAGCCATGGCCCGGCGGCGTGCAGGATGAATTCACCGCTCTGGATGGCACGCGCATCCCCATCGGCGATCTGGTCTTCGAGACCGGCGGCGTGAAGCTCGGCTTCGAGATCTGCGAGGACGCCTGGGTGGCGGACCGCCCCGGGGCGAGGCTCGCGGCGCGCGGCGTGGATGTGATCCTGAATCCCAGCGCGAGCCACTTCGCCTTTGGCAAGGCAGGCATCCGGCGTCGCTTCGTGGCGGAGGGATCGCGCGCATTCGGAGCCGCGTATGTTTACTCGAATCTGCTGGGAAACGAGGCGGGCCGCGTGATCTACGACGGCCAGCTTCTCATCGCGGAAGGCGGCAATGTCATCGCGGAGAGCGCGCGCTTCGGCTTCACCGATCACCGGGTGCTCGCGGCCACGGTCGACATCACAGCGGGGCGACTCGCCATGGCCCGCAGCGCCAGCCATCGGCCCGCGCTGCCGGTGGCGAGTGACCCGGGGCTGGTCACGACCGACTTCGCCTGGCCGGAGGTGGCGGTGGCCATCCACCACCACCTGCTGGCAGGCCCGGAGGAAAAGACGGTGGAATTCACCCGCGCGGTGACGCTCGGGCTCTTCGACTACCTGCGGAAGAGCCGGTCGAGCGGCTACGTCGTCTCGCTCAGCGGCGGCGCGGATTCCGCAGCGGTCGTCTGCCTCATCCGGCTGATGTTCGAGCTCGCACGCGAGGAACTCGGCGACGACCTCGGCGGGAAGCTGGCGACCACGGACTTCGGCGAACTACTACTCACGGCGTACCAGGCAACCGAGCACAGCGGCGACGTGACCCGCGAGGCCGCCCGCCTGCTGGCCGCGGAGATAGGAGCAACACACCGGGAGCTCGATGTCTCCGCGCTCCACCGCGGCTACGTGGCGATGATCGAGCAGGCATACGGCACGCCGCTGAACTGGACCGACCACGACATCCCGCTCCAGAACATCCAGGCCCGCGTGCGCTCGCCCGGCATCTGGATGCTGGCAAACCTGAGGAATGCGCTGCTCCTCTCCACCAGCAACCGCAGCGAGGCTGCCGTGGGCTATGCGACCATGGATGGCGATACATCCGGCGGGCTCGCCCCGGTGTCCGGCATCGACAAGGCATTCCTGCGCGAGTGGCTGCGCTGGCTGGAGACCGCCGGACCCGTGATCGGCGGGGAGCGCCGCCCCATACCCGCGCTGTCCACCGTGAATGTCCAGCAGCCCACCGCCGAGCTCCGCCCGGGCGAGCAGGGCCAGACCGACGAGGGCGACCTGATGCCCTACCCCGTGCTCGACTTCATCGAGCGCTCCGCGATCCGCGACCGGAAGTCGCCGCGCGAATTACTAGACTTACTGGAGATCGCCTTCCCCGGACATCCGGAGGGAACGCGCCGGCAGTGGACGCGCCGCTTCTTCACCCTGTGGAGCCGCAACCAATGGAAGCGCGAGCGCTACGCCCCCGGCTTCCACCTCGACGACGAAAACCTCGACCCCAAGACCTGGTGCCGCTGGCCGATCCTGAGCGGTGGATTCCAGGAGGAGCTTGAAGCCTTATGA
- a CDS encoding ADP-ribosylglycohydrolase family protein produces the protein MKTSPSLHRAQGCLAGLAVGDALGTTLEFTTPGSFKPLTDMVGGGPFHLKPGQWTDDTSMALCLAESLVECPGFDLRDQMDQYVRWWQEGHLSSSKAGCFDIGNTVSSALSRFIKTGNPASGSTDKFSAGNGSIMRLAPVPIFFADADEAIYYSAESSRGTHQAATCLDACRYLGSILWGLLHGATKDEVLAPHYHPAGKPWDGMDPAIDAIAAGSFREKSPPAIRGSGYVVHSLEAALWAFHHSRSFEHGALLAVNLGEDADTTGAIYGQIAGAYYGLDGIPAGWLEKLHAREMILDFASKLHTSQRAE, from the coding sequence ATGAAAACATCCCCCTCCCTCCACCGCGCCCAGGGATGCCTCGCCGGCCTTGCCGTCGGCGATGCGCTGGGCACCACGCTGGAGTTCACCACTCCCGGCTCATTCAAGCCGCTGACCGACATGGTGGGCGGCGGGCCTTTCCACCTCAAGCCGGGCCAGTGGACCGACGACACCTCGATGGCCCTGTGCCTCGCGGAGAGCCTGGTCGAATGCCCCGGTTTCGATCTTCGGGATCAGATGGACCAATATGTCCGTTGGTGGCAGGAGGGGCACTTGAGTTCGTCAAAGGCGGGATGCTTCGACATCGGCAACACTGTGAGTTCCGCCCTTTCGAGATTTATCAAAACCGGAAATCCCGCGAGTGGCAGCACCGACAAATTCTCCGCGGGCAATGGCTCGATCATGCGCCTGGCTCCTGTGCCGATCTTCTTCGCGGACGCGGACGAAGCCATCTACTACTCCGCTGAAAGTTCGCGCGGCACGCACCAGGCTGCGACATGCCTGGACGCCTGCCGCTATCTTGGCAGCATCCTGTGGGGCCTCCTGCATGGCGCGACGAAGGATGAAGTGCTCGCCCCGCACTATCATCCCGCGGGCAAGCCGTGGGATGGCATGGACCCTGCCATCGACGCCATCGCGGCGGGCTCCTTCAGGGAGAAGTCCCCACCGGCCATCCGTGGCAGCGGCTACGTGGTGCATTCGCTCGAGGCCGCCCTGTGGGCATTCCACCATTCCAGGAGCTTCGAGCATGGAGCATTGCTCGCCGTGAATCTCGGCGAGGATGCCGACACCACCGGTGCGATCTATGGCCAGATCGCCGGGGCCTATTATGGATTGGACGGCATCCCCGCAGGCTGGCTGGAAAAGCTTCATGCCCGGGAGATGATCCTCGATTTCGCGAGCAAGCTTCACACCAGCCAAAGAGCGGAATGA